In Thermofilum pendens Hrk 5, the sequence GCCAGGGGGAGCAGACCTACGAGCACCACCAGGAAAGCTAGAAGCCAGTCCGCCGCGCTTACCCCGCGGAAGCCGCTCAGAGCCACAATGGATACGTCGAGCGCGAATATCAGCACCGAGAGGAGACTGGATGCTAGTGCGTGGAGCATCCAGAGAGCTACCGTGCTGTTCGGCGTGAGGTAGTGAAGCTCGAACGTGCCCATCAGCTGTTCCTCCCTGATTATACTCGACGTATTCTCGATCATTATCATACTCGACACCATGAGGACACCTCCCAAGGTGAAGTAGAGCACGGGGTTAGACACACCCGTGTTGCCCTGAAAGTTGCCCAGAGCCCCCGGGCCTGCCAGCGCGAGCCCAACGCCTATGTACAGCCCTCCGAGCGCGAACGGCATGAAGACCACCATCAGAAGCGAGCCGACATACCTCGTCATTATCTTGGCCTCCTTGACTAGCACCCCGGAGGCAACGGCGAAAAAAGCGTGCCTAGTTTTCTTCAAGCCCCCCACCCGTGTAAAACGCGAACACGTCCTCCAGCGTGGGCTCGACTGTTCTCACGCTCAACAGCTTGGCTCCGCTGTCTAGCACCGCGGAGAGCACTTCTCGCAGAACGCCGTCCCCCTCGTACACTACCCTCAGCGTCCCGGCGTAGGGGTTACCGCTTCCAGCGGAGAGAGACGTGGCGAGCACGCCTTGAACGCTTTTCACCTTCTCTCGGACCTCCTCGG encodes:
- a CDS encoding ABC transporter permease, translating into MKKTRHAFFAVASGVLVKEAKIMTRYVGSLLMVVFMPFALGGLYIGVGLALAGPGALGNFQGNTGVSNPVLYFTLGGVLMVSSMIMIENTSSIIREEQLMGTFELHYLTPNSTVALWMLHALASSLLSVLIFALDVSIVALSGFRGVSAADWLLAFLVVLVGLLPLAGLGLVVAALTVRFKEVYAVSQTINAFVAMLSGFYYPLEVFPRVVRVAAALLPTSHASEILRELFGGTGQEVPIHFRIAAMFLLAVLYLYAGRTVYNRWEEGARRNGELSKY